In Betaproteobacteria bacterium, the following proteins share a genomic window:
- a CDS encoding AbrB/MazE/SpoVT family DNA-binding domain-containing protein — MAIAHSKLTRQGQISVPAEVRRKLGVGPGSVIEWVEEEGRVVVRHAGRYSSDDIHKALFPGGPPAQASVEDMKAGIAKHIRKRHARGRY; from the coding sequence ATGGCCATCGCACACTCCAAGCTCACCCGGCAGGGACAGATTTCTGTTCCCGCCGAGGTCCGGCGCAAGCTGGGCGTCGGCCCGGGCTCGGTGATCGAATGGGTCGAAGAAGAGGGGCGAGTCGTGGTTCGCCACGCAGGGCGGTATTCCTCCGACGACATTCACAAGGCCCTGTTCCCCGGCGGACCCCCCGCGCAGGCCTCGGTCGAAGACATGAAGGCGGGCATCGCCAAGCACATCCGGAAGCGCC